A region of Colletotrichum destructivum chromosome 11, complete sequence DNA encodes the following proteins:
- a CDS encoding Putative reverse transcriptase domain-containing protein, whose translation MVTLLRDPNIDNYDIIAIQEPWRNPCKHTARRKNQSPTITPEIKKPNTTQIATTPDEKSVLFKKTFLPPPPEANLEDINNASYSNQITLPSISESEVEEAIQEAGPLKTPGPGSITNMALQIARQWITPHLARIFNQSLRLGNCPQNFRKSTTAVLRKPGKSNHTAPEACRPIALLNTVGKIMDATTIARRLSYLAKTHGLLPDSYKSGRNQRFTEHALHRIVDRIYEAWGSGKIASLLLLDVSGAFDNVSPRRLLHILRKRWIDEITVRWIASFLGSREMEIHVDGHPPSIAPVANTLPLLQCGSIRRLQQSRRHHSHRLH comes from the exons ATGGTAACACTCCTCCGGGACCCGAACATCGACAACTACGACATTATTGCCATCCAGGAACCGTGGAGGAACCCCTGCAAGCACACCGCGAGGCG AAAGAATCAATCACCAACCATCACACCAGAAATCAAGAAACCAAACACGACTCAGATCGCCACCACCCCTGATGAGAAATCAGTGCTATTCAAGAAAACATTCTTACCTCCACCTCCAGAAGCAAACCTCGAAGATATCAACAACGCATCATACAGCAACCAGATCACTCTACCGTCAATATCAGAAAGTGAAGTAGAAGAGGCCATTCAGGAAGCAGGACCCCTGAAGACACCAGGCCCTGGCAGCATCACCAACATGGCACTTCAAATAGCGAGACAATGGATCACACCACACCTCGCTCGCATATTCAATCAAAGCCTCCGACTCGGAAACTGCCCGCAAAACTTCAGAAAGTCCACCACAGCGGTGTTAAGGAAGCCAGGCAAAAGTAATCACACAGCACCAGAAGCATGCAGACCGATAGCTCTCTTGAACACGGTTGGTAAGATCATGGATGCTACAACAATAGCAAGAAGGCTAAGCTACCTTGCCAAAACACATGGACTATTACCAGACAGCTATAAGAGCGGGAGGAATCAACGGTTCACGGAACATGCACTTCACCGAATAGTAGACCGTATATACGAAGCCTGGGGTTCAGGCAAGATAGCAAGCTTACTCCTCCTGGATGTGTCGGGCGCTTTCGACAACGTTTCACCCCGCCGACTCCTACACATCCTGAGGAAAAGATGGATCGACGAAATAACGGTACGCTGGATCGCAAGCTTTCTTGGATCACGAGAGATGGAGATCCACGTGGACGG ACATCCCCCAAGCATCGCCCCTGTCGCCAATACTCTACCTCTTCTGCAATGCGGATCTATTAGACGGCTGCAACAAAGCCGAAGGCACCACAGCCACCGCCTTCATTGA
- a CDS encoding Putative S-adenosyl-L-methionine-dependent methyltransferase superfamily yields MADLAQQQEFEDSQNDDGASSVGDSSVDESLLSLRSSILDYRRENGRTYHRMSDGNLNHHIWILTWEGEICVSPKKHGAKRVLDVGTGTGVWAMDYGNVPPNCSFEVDDLEKSWTWREPFDYIFIRSMLSCFSSWPDIIAKAYDALEPGGYLELQDHMCPLMCDDGTMSEDFKPLKWGNMLIEASKKTGRTITMAATFKQMLEDAGFVDIEEKKEFWPFNQWAKDKKYRDLGYWMQESALKGIEAVSLATFTRFLDWSPEETRVFCAEVRNEHKKIGVHAYYDVYGVWGRKPEKTNEDETAAPAPASVATPASASASASASVPVPVTAGNES; encoded by the exons ATGGCCGATCTCGCCCAGCAGCAAGAATTCGAG GATTCTCAAAATGACGATGGGGCATCTTCTGTTGGCGACTCT TCTGTAGACGAGTCGCTTTTGTCTTTGAGGTCCAGCATTCTCGACTATCGCCGAGAGAATGGCCGCACGTATCATCGGATGAGCGATGGAA ATCTGAACCATCACATCTGGATTCTCACTTGGGAAGGTGAAATATGTGTCAGCCCGAAGAAGCATGGTGCCAAAAGGGTCCTAGACGTTGGAACTGGCACTGGAGTATGGGCCATGGACTATGGCAA CGTGCCTCCCAATTGCAGTTTTGAGGTCGATGACCTCGAAAAGTCATGGACCTGGCGGGAGCCTTTCGATTATATCTTCATCAGATCCATGCTTTCGTGTTTCTCCAGCTGGCCGGACATCATTGCCAAGGCATACGA TGCCCTTGAGCCAGGCGGCTACCTCGAGCTTCAAGACCATATGTGCCCACTCATGTGTGACGATGGCACCATGTCTGAGGACTTCAAGCCCTTGAAATGGGGAAATATGCTTATTGAGGCTTCGAAAAAGACTGGCCGCACGATCACTATGGCTGCAACCTTTAAGCAGATGTTGGAGGACGCCGGCTTCGTTGATAttgaagagaaaaaagaattTTGGCCCTTCAATCAGTGGGCTAAGGACAAGAAGTATAGAGATCTGGGTTATTGGATGCAAGAATCTGCGTTGAAGGGGATCGAAGCGGTCTCCCTGGCTACGTTCACTCGTTTCCTTGATTGGAGCCCAGAAGAGACGAGGGTGTTCTGTGCCGAGGTCAGGAACGAGCACAAGAAGATTGGAGTTCATGCGTATTACGATGT CTACGGAGTCTGGGGCCGCAAGCCTGAGAAGACGAACGAGGATGAGACGGCTGCTCCCGCTCCTGCTTCTGTTGCTACTCCCGCTTCTGCCTCTGCTTCTGCCTCTGCTTCTGTCCCTGTCCCTGTCACAGCCGGGAATGAGTCTTAG